Proteins from a single region of Akkermansiaceae bacterium:
- a CDS encoding protein kinase produces MSSYEELPAFKALHKRLSLDADRAIVFVGSGLSRAAGLPDWTGLKKQIIQDYRLEADTTDEPLRSEIKRKCDTAENVDDLWLSFSLIKKIRPEASFITAIRGALNAVNKDTPLNYHRIWKLGIAGIISLNLDDFSKKAYSEVFSGRSLEDFTGKNISDFADVLTRDAPFLCDLHGRLGESSSWVMTKEEHVKLLQTKGFSEFITACFLSGTVIFVGIGADDTAAGGLLENLTKAIGVTNLGSHYWISDRSDSIATNFADRVGIGRIHYSGANGHEELEQILEKLGSSYILPKPPVVLPAGSKQRHFSQPSLEELLAINDPNQLRIRLNEIATQILGSSRPDREKKYQDFLDEYEIAISRAWFIPKVAKAPFFGYELKRLISGSGAFGRVYEAVDNNGGSFAIKLIHNDVHDKPELLEAFRRGVSSMKIVANRNVPGVVSIKQAWELPASIVMDFVPGLNLEESVEVRQIIDWGQRLQVFHQLANVLLRAHRLPEIVVHRDVRPPNVILRNFYGKGDDIDVSLVDFDLSWHRDAFGRSIQQSVGVHGYFAPEQYTQINKASSRSALVDSFGLAMTMYYVVTGKHPVVGYTERTSWVPELESWRMIYPCTTWQSLPTRISRLIRQAAQLEQAKRADMTTMVRELGALLLLYEKDKIQDIRILIEEIGHVSRCLRGGYSWDEFEGAATYVSPSGLMVSLQRQSADILCLNAEWKNLGTSQYESVKKYFTDAKGKIGAELRAKKWECEIDGNFDGLRVIANKKLVLSYIKKNDVDDLAKIVDFIIDSLTFA; encoded by the coding sequence ATGTCAAGTTACGAAGAACTGCCCGCGTTTAAAGCTCTTCACAAGCGACTTTCACTCGATGCGGATCGAGCGATTGTTTTTGTGGGTTCAGGGCTTAGCAGGGCGGCTGGCCTTCCTGATTGGACCGGATTGAAAAAACAAATTATTCAAGATTATCGCCTTGAAGCAGATACTACAGATGAACCGCTTCGCTCAGAAATAAAACGAAAATGCGATACGGCAGAGAATGTTGACGATCTGTGGCTTTCATTTTCTCTGATAAAAAAGATCAGACCCGAAGCGTCTTTTATTACCGCCATAAGAGGGGCTCTTAATGCTGTAAACAAGGACACCCCTCTAAATTATCATCGCATCTGGAAATTGGGAATAGCTGGGATTATTTCTCTCAATCTCGATGATTTTTCTAAAAAGGCTTATTCTGAAGTATTCTCCGGGCGGTCTCTAGAAGATTTCACAGGTAAAAATATATCAGATTTCGCTGATGTTTTAACAAGAGATGCCCCATTTTTATGTGATTTGCACGGTCGATTAGGGGAGTCTTCTTCTTGGGTCATGACTAAAGAAGAGCATGTGAAACTTCTCCAAACCAAGGGTTTTTCTGAATTTATAACAGCCTGTTTTCTATCAGGTACCGTAATTTTTGTCGGAATAGGGGCGGATGATACTGCCGCAGGGGGACTTCTCGAGAATCTGACTAAAGCTATTGGCGTCACAAATCTAGGGAGTCATTATTGGATAAGCGACCGTTCAGACTCCATCGCTACGAATTTTGCGGATAGAGTGGGTATAGGCCGAATACACTATTCTGGCGCCAACGGGCATGAAGAATTAGAGCAAATATTAGAGAAACTTGGTTCCAGCTATATCTTGCCTAAACCCCCTGTGGTGCTTCCTGCTGGCTCCAAACAGAGGCATTTCAGTCAGCCAAGCCTTGAGGAATTATTGGCTATAAACGATCCTAATCAATTAAGAATTCGCTTAAATGAGATAGCGACTCAAATTTTGGGGTCGTCAAGGCCTGATCGCGAGAAAAAGTATCAGGATTTTCTCGATGAGTATGAGATTGCAATTTCAAGAGCGTGGTTTATTCCAAAAGTCGCCAAGGCCCCATTCTTCGGATATGAACTAAAGCGACTAATTTCCGGAAGTGGAGCGTTTGGTCGAGTATATGAAGCAGTCGATAATAATGGTGGGAGCTTTGCCATTAAATTGATTCATAACGATGTTCATGATAAGCCTGAGTTATTAGAGGCTTTTCGACGAGGAGTTTCTTCCATGAAAATAGTTGCTAACCGGAACGTTCCAGGCGTTGTTTCGATAAAGCAGGCTTGGGAGCTTCCCGCTTCAATAGTGATGGACTTTGTTCCTGGCCTAAATCTCGAAGAATCGGTAGAAGTTCGTCAAATTATCGACTGGGGACAAAGACTTCAAGTTTTTCATCAATTAGCGAATGTTCTCCTGAGGGCGCATAGGCTTCCGGAAATTGTAGTGCATAGGGATGTTAGGCCGCCTAATGTAATTTTGAGGAATTTTTACGGTAAGGGTGACGATATTGATGTATCGTTAGTTGATTTTGACTTATCTTGGCATCGTGATGCATTTGGTCGATCAATTCAACAATCCGTTGGAGTCCATGGGTATTTTGCTCCCGAACAGTATACTCAAATAAATAAGGCAAGTTCAAGAAGTGCATTGGTCGACTCGTTTGGGCTAGCAATGACAATGTATTATGTTGTTACGGGCAAACATCCTGTTGTAGGATATACAGAGCGCACCTCTTGGGTCCCCGAGCTAGAGTCTTGGCGGATGATCTATCCTTGTACAACCTGGCAATCGTTGCCTACGCGGATATCTAGACTAATAAGGCAAGCCGCCCAACTAGAGCAAGCGAAGAGGGCAGATATGACGACAATGGTCCGGGAACTCGGAGCATTGTTGTTGCTTTATGAAAAGGACAAAATTCAAGATATCCGTATATTAATTGAGGAAATCGGTCATGTTTCACGATGCTTGAGAGGGGGCTACAGCTGGGATGAATTTGAGGGCGCTGCCACCTATGTTAGCCCTTCCGGGCTGATGGTTAGTCTACAAAGACAATCTGCGGACATTCTATGTCTAAATGCAGAGTGGAAAAATTTGGGAACTTCGCAGTATGAGTCGGTGAAAAAATACTTCACTGACGCAAAAGGAAAAATAGGAGCCGAGTTGAGAGCCAAAAAGTGGGAATGTGAAATTGACGGAAATTTCGATGGCTTAAGAGTTATTGCAAATAAGAAGTTGGTTCTCAGTTATATAAAGAAAAATGATGTGGATGATTTGGCGAAAATCGTTGACTTTATAATCGATTCTTTAACTTTCGCCTAA
- a CDS encoding DUF533 domain-containing protein: MQVKVTGELPMKMILAMIAAAAADGTIDSIEMTALAGAIDQAPVEPAEKARLTSALNAPPTVEHIAGLANGPEEASEIYGAALTAIDLDSPSEHLFLRRLASSLKLDEQLVKTVHDALFPGDWDNRHLCVTISKH, from the coding sequence GTGCAGGTGAAGGTCACCGGCGAGCTGCCGATGAAGATGATCCTCGCCATGATCGCCGCCGCGGCGGCGGACGGCACCATCGACAGCATCGAGATGACCGCCCTGGCCGGTGCCATCGACCAGGCCCCGGTGGAGCCTGCAGAAAAAGCCCGGCTGACCAGCGCCCTCAACGCCCCGCCCACCGTCGAGCACATCGCCGGTCTGGCCAACGGCCCGGAGGAAGCCAGCGAGATCTACGGCGCGGCCCTCACCGCCATCGACCTGGACTCACCCTCGGAGCACCTCTTCCTCCGCCGCCTGGCCAGTTCGCTCAAGCTCGATGAGCAGTTGGTGAAGACGGTGCATGATGCTCTCTTCCCCGGCGACTGGGATAACAGACACCTGTGCGTGACCATCAGTAAGCATTAA
- a CDS encoding c-type cytochrome, protein MRRPALTAFLIAACLTCRAAALDYEKDVMPIFQAKCADCHSAESEEVKGGLRLDDLERFHKRFAKNDVVIPGDWDASYLFVTITKPHAEKGAMPPKGKGDPLTPEEVMTVARWIHEGAAIGREKGEKGSKDMDPEKILRFKDGVLVTEEGEEDAEIPTAAPTPGPQEWTNRAGQKIRATFKGLKDGKVHFALENGKDAFYPLDGLSDESQAAIRKLAEGM, encoded by the coding sequence ATGCGCCGCCCAGCCCTCACCGCATTCCTCATCGCCGCGTGCCTCACCTGCCGCGCCGCGGCGCTCGACTATGAAAAGGACGTCATGCCCATCTTCCAGGCGAAGTGCGCCGACTGCCACAGCGCCGAGTCCGAGGAAGTGAAAGGCGGACTGCGCCTCGACGACCTGGAGCGCTTCCACAAACGCTTCGCCAAAAACGATGTCGTCATCCCCGGCGACTGGGATGCCAGCTACCTGTTCGTGACCATCACCAAGCCCCATGCGGAAAAAGGCGCCATGCCGCCCAAGGGCAAGGGCGATCCGCTCACCCCGGAGGAAGTCATGACCGTGGCCAGGTGGATCCACGAAGGCGCCGCCATCGGCCGCGAAAAGGGTGAGAAAGGCAGCAAGGACATGGACCCCGAAAAGATCCTCCGCTTCAAAGACGGCGTCCTGGTGACCGAGGAGGGCGAAGAAGATGCCGAAATCCCCACCGCCGCCCCTACCCCCGGGCCGCAGGAATGGACCAACCGCGCCGGCCAGAAAATCCGCGCCACCTTCAAAGGCCTCAAGGACGGCAAAGTCCACTTCGCCTTGGAAAACGGCAAAGATGCCTTCTACCCGCTCGACGGGCTTTCCGACGAAAGCCAGGCCGCGATCCGGAAGTTGGCGGAGGGGATGTAG